The following nucleotide sequence is from Solidesulfovibrio carbinolicus.
CGTGTCCGTGGCCTTGTCCGCCATCTGCGCGCTGACCCTCTCCCCGGCCCTGTGCGCGCTCATCCTGCGCCCGGCCGGCGAAGGCAAGGGTCCGCTTGGCGCGTTCTTCCGGGGTTTTAACCGCGTCTTCGACGCCTGCACCCGCGGCTACGCCGCCGGCGTGCGCGTGGCCATCCGGCGGATGCTCGTCACCATTGTCTGCCTCATCGCCGTGGGCGCCGGCGCCTGGCATCTGCTCGTCACCCTGCCCACGGGCTTTGTGCCCGACGAGGACCAGGGCTACTTCATCGTCAACACCATGCTGCCCGAGGGCGCGTCGCTGGAGCGCAACGACGCCGTGGTCAAGCAGCTGGAACAGACCCTGTCCGCCGACCCGGCCGTGGCCGACGTGCTGGCCCTTGGCGGCTTCAATCTGCTTACCAGCACCTACAGCTCCTACAGCTCGGTCCTGTTCGTCATCTTGAAGCCCTGGGAAGACCGCGCCACGCCGCAGCTCTCCCTGGACGCGGTCATGGACCGCACCCGCAAACAGTTCGCCGGGGTCCAGGAAGCCATCGTCATGGCCTTCAATCCCTCGCCCATCCCCGGCCTTGGCTCCACCGGCGGCTTCCAGTTCGAACTGCAGGACCGCACCGGCGGCCCGGTGGCCGAACTGGCCGCCACGGCCTACGACTTCCTGGCCGAAGCCCGAAACATGCCCGCCGTCACCGGCCTGTTCACCGACTTCAGCGTCGATGTGCCCCAGCTCTTCTACAACCTCGACCGCGACAAGGTGCAAACCCTGGGCATCCCGCCCAAGACCGTGTTCGAGGCGCTCCAGACCTACCTGGGCGGCCTCTACGTCAACGACTTCAACAAATTCGGCCGCACCTACCGGGTCATGCTCCAGGCCGAGCCGCGCTTCCGCACCAGCCCCGCCGACATCGAACGCTTCTACGTGCGCTCCTCGGCGGACGAGATGGTTCCCTTGAGCACCCTGGGCGTAACCAAGGACATCCGAGGGCCGGAATACATCCGCCGCTTCAACCTCTTCCGCACCGTGGAAATCTCCGGCGGCACCCCCGAAGGCTTCTCCTCCGGCCAATCGCTCAAATCCATGGCCGCTCTCGCCCGCGACAAGCTGCCCCAGGGCTTCGGCTACGCCTGGACCGGCATCGCCTACCAGGAAGCCTCCTCCGGCGGCCAATCCGTCTTCATCTTCGGCCTGGCCCTGCTCATGGTCTTCCTGGTGCTGGCCGCCCAGTACGAATCCTGGGCCGTGCCATTCGCCGTCATCCTGGCCGTGCCCATGGCCGTGCTTGGGGCCATGGGCGCGCAAATGCTGCGCGGCCTGGAAAACAACGTCTACGCCCAGATCGGCCTGGTCATGCTCATCGGCCTGGCCGCCAAAAACGCCATCCTCATCGTCGAATTCGCCAAGGCCCGCCACGAAGCCGGCGACAGCCCGGCCGAAGCCGCCGTCTCGGCCTCCATCCTGCGCTTCCGGCCCATCCTCATGACCTCGTTCGCCTTCATCCTCGGCGTCGTGCCCATGCTCGTGGCCAAAGGAGCCGGCGCGGCCAGCCGCCACGCCCTGGGCACCGCCGTCTTCGGTGGCAT
It contains:
- a CDS encoding efflux RND transporter permease subunit, producing MVNFFIDRPVFSAVISIVITLVGAICILTLPIAQYPQIVPPTVQVSATYDGASAQVVEESVATPIEQEVNGAQDMLYMNSVSSNDGRMVLNVTFDISRDLDLATVDVQNRVALANSRLPAEVVSRGISVKKQSPDMLLVINLSSPDGSRDTLFLNNYAKINITDALARVPGVGNVTVFGERDYGMRVWLDPDKLARLGLTSSDVAQAIREQNVQAPAGQIGLPPAPPGQEFQLSVQVKGRLADPEEFADIIVRTGKGAEMVRVRDVGRVELGSQSYSAFTRLNGNPTCTIQVYQLPGANALDVVEKIRAIMAEQAGYFPPGVSYTIPYDTTKFVTASIHEVIKTLFEAVLLVLIVVYVFLQNGRATLIPMLTVPVSLVGAFAFMQVFGFSINTLTLFGLVLAIGIVVDDAIVVVEAVQHKIDHEKLPPKEATKAAMAEVAGPVIAISLVLISVFVPVAFMGGVTGRLYQQFALTLAVSVALSAICALTLSPALCALILRPAGEGKGPLGAFFRGFNRVFDACTRGYAAGVRVAIRRMLVTIVCLIAVGAGAWHLLVTLPTGFVPDEDQGYFIVNTMLPEGASLERNDAVVKQLEQTLSADPAVADVLALGGFNLLTSTYSSYSSVLFVILKPWEDRATPQLSLDAVMDRTRKQFAGVQEAIVMAFNPSPIPGLGSTGGFQFELQDRTGGPVAELAATAYDFLAEARNMPAVTGLFTDFSVDVPQLFYNLDRDKVQTLGIPPKTVFEALQTYLGGLYVNDFNKFGRTYRVMLQAEPRFRTSPADIERFYVRSSADEMVPLSTLGVTKDIRGPEYIRRFNLFRTVEISGGTPEGFSSGQSLKSMAALARDKLPQGFGYAWTGIAYQEASSGGQSVFIFGLALLMVFLVLAAQYESWAVPFAVILAVPMAVLGAMGAQMLRGLENNVYAQIGLVMLIGLAAKNAILIVEFAKARHEAGDSPAEAAVSASILRFRPILMTSFAFILGVVPMLVAKGAGAASRHALGTAVFGGMIAATVLGVYFVPALYCGIQRLVSRGGAEGKGTEIKVD